The Echinicola rosea genome has a segment encoding these proteins:
- a CDS encoding SLC13 family permease, with the protein MTPEIITVLSIIAVAMALFLSEKWSIDTVSIMVMVAFMTTGILTFEEGVAGFSNPATITVGAMFVISAAVFRTGSLNTINILFLRMGRKNEYAFMLTLMVFSGVLSAFINDTAVVALLMPTVLKIAKDTGITPSKLLMPLSFGALMGGVCTLLGTSTNILVSGIAQSHGAKPFGIFEMSGMGLIFLATGIAYMMIIGQWLIPKRQPSRNISETFDMGDYITEIFVTKKFEDTGKSIKMSRLFTDYNMDPIQIIRKTGEVINAYKYTVIREEDTIRVRCDKETLTQIRNIQGIELKIDLKLKDEDFRSQGHKLYEMVVPPNSSLINNTVKSIDFRRTYPGLTVLAIRHRNDILHTKLKNTKISAGDVLLVRGDEEMVDQLKGSDSLLVISEDTSPRMVWKKIAFTMFIVVAVITTAAFKVLPIPIAAICGVVLLILFKSISAEDAYRSVDWKVLFMLAGILSMGAALEKTGAANLLADTLVDQLGDFGPRTIMSVVFLVTFLSTNIMSNNATAALLAPIAISIASALDVSDRPFLMAVTFASSLSFMTPMGYQTNTMIYTPGNYKFADYLKVGTPLNILFWIIATFCIPIFFPFDK; encoded by the coding sequence ATGACACCCGAAATCATCACAGTGCTCTCGATCATCGCAGTCGCGATGGCATTGTTTCTCTCTGAAAAATGGTCTATTGACACGGTATCCATCATGGTCATGGTGGCCTTTATGACCACTGGCATTCTTACTTTTGAAGAAGGAGTGGCAGGATTCAGTAACCCGGCTACCATTACCGTTGGTGCCATGTTTGTGATCAGTGCGGCAGTATTCAGGACAGGATCCCTGAACACCATCAACATCCTTTTCCTGAGAATGGGTAGAAAAAACGAATACGCTTTTATGTTGACGCTCATGGTCTTTTCGGGAGTTTTATCAGCTTTCATTAATGACACTGCCGTCGTCGCCCTTCTTATGCCCACAGTGCTGAAAATTGCAAAAGACACTGGCATTACTCCATCTAAGCTCCTTATGCCACTTTCCTTTGGAGCGCTGATGGGTGGGGTCTGTACCTTACTGGGAACCAGCACAAATATCCTCGTCAGTGGTATTGCACAAAGCCATGGCGCCAAACCTTTCGGGATTTTTGAAATGAGCGGGATGGGCCTCATCTTTCTGGCCACTGGGATTGCCTATATGATGATCATAGGACAATGGCTAATTCCAAAACGCCAGCCCTCTCGCAATATTTCTGAGACCTTTGACATGGGGGATTATATCACCGAGATCTTTGTCACCAAGAAATTTGAGGACACCGGCAAATCCATCAAAATGTCCCGATTATTCACTGACTACAACATGGATCCCATCCAGATCATTCGTAAAACCGGGGAAGTGATCAACGCTTATAAATATACTGTCATCCGAGAGGAGGACACCATCAGGGTCCGCTGTGACAAGGAAACACTGACCCAAATCAGAAATATCCAAGGCATTGAGCTCAAAATAGACCTAAAGCTTAAGGATGAAGATTTTCGCTCACAGGGCCACAAACTCTATGAAATGGTAGTCCCTCCAAATTCCAGTTTGATCAACAACACCGTCAAATCAATTGACTTTAGAAGAACCTACCCCGGCCTCACTGTTTTGGCCATCAGGCACCGAAATGACATCCTCCACACAAAACTCAAAAACACCAAAATATCTGCTGGAGACGTCTTGCTCGTCCGTGGTGATGAAGAAATGGTCGATCAGCTCAAAGGAAGTGACAGCCTATTGGTCATCTCGGAGGACACCTCCCCCAGAATGGTATGGAAAAAGATCGCCTTTACGATGTTCATTGTGGTCGCTGTCATTACCACGGCCGCATTTAAGGTGCTGCCGATTCCGATTGCGGCGATTTGTGGGGTGGTCTTACTCATCTTGTTTAAATCCATTTCTGCCGAAGACGCATACCGTTCAGTGGACTGGAAAGTGCTCTTCATGCTGGCAGGCATCTTATCCATGGGGGCTGCTCTGGAAAAAACAGGAGCGGCCAATCTTCTCGCCGATACGCTAGTGGACCAATTGGGTGATTTTGGCCCTAGGACCATCATGAGTGTGGTTTTTTTAGTGACCTTCCTTTCTACCAATATCATGTCCAACAACGCTACTGCCGCCCTCTTGGCTCCTATTGCCATCAGTATTGCATCAGCGCTGGACGTCAGCGACCGCCCCTTTCTGATGGCGGTGACCTTTGCCTCATCATTGAGTTTTATGACCCCCATGGGTTATCAGACAAACACCATGATCTATACACCCGGCAATTACAAATTTGCCGATTATCTGAAAGTAGGCACGCCACTAAACATCTTATTTTGGATCATTGCCACATTTTGTATTCCAATATTTTTTCCTTTTGATAAGTAA
- a CDS encoding patatin-like phospholipase family protein, whose product MRALVISGGGSKGAYAGGIAEFLLRECKLQYDLFLGTSTGSLLIPHLSIDNVEKIKNVYTTVKQKDIFTICPFIISKENGSFRSRINHWGIIKMFIQQKKTFGDTSSLRKLIRKSILEDDFKKMQANSADVVITVSNLSTNQVEYKSLKECNYIDFCDWIWASANMVPFMSLVEKNNMEYADGGMADLVPISESIRRGATEIDIIVLKTNKPTSPQHPVKNAMELTTRTFDFMLNQISNDDITIGKLQGSQKKVNLNFYYPPKELTENSLIFDPNQMRKWWQEGYDFAKQTSPICKCLEQS is encoded by the coding sequence ATGAGGGCATTGGTAATTTCGGGTGGTGGCAGCAAAGGTGCTTACGCGGGGGGGATCGCAGAATTTTTACTTCGGGAATGCAAACTTCAGTATGACCTGTTTTTGGGAACCTCTACGGGAAGCCTCCTCATCCCCCACCTTTCCATTGACAATGTCGAAAAGATCAAAAATGTCTATACGACGGTTAAGCAAAAGGACATTTTCACGATTTGCCCTTTTATCATTTCCAAAGAGAACGGCAGCTTCAGAAGCCGTATTAACCACTGGGGGATCATCAAGATGTTTATCCAGCAAAAAAAGACCTTTGGTGACACCAGCAGCCTCCGCAAACTCATCCGAAAAAGTATCCTCGAAGACGATTTCAAAAAAATGCAGGCCAATAGCGCAGATGTTGTCATCACGGTATCAAATCTCAGTACAAACCAAGTGGAATATAAATCACTTAAGGAATGTAATTATATTGATTTTTGTGACTGGATATGGGCCTCGGCCAATATGGTACCATTTATGAGTCTCGTAGAAAAAAACAACATGGAGTATGCTGATGGAGGAATGGCGGATCTGGTACCCATTTCAGAATCCATCAGAAGGGGCGCTACAGAAATTGACATCATTGTCCTGAAAACCAATAAACCCACCTCTCCCCAACACCCCGTAAAAAACGCGATGGAGCTCACCACGAGGACATTTGACTTTATGCTCAATCAAATCTCTAATGACGATATCACCATTGGTAAGCTCCAAGGATCCCAGAAAAAAGTCAATCTGAACTTTTACTATCCACCCAAAGAACTCACTGAAAACTCGTTGATTTTTGACCCTAACCAAATGCGGAAATGGTGGCAGGAAGGATATGACTTCGCCAAGCAAACCTCTCCTATTTGCAAGTGCCTGGAACAATCCTAG
- the gyrB gene encoding DNA topoisomerase (ATP-hydrolyzing) subunit B, whose protein sequence is MSKEQASNLGGYSAGNIQILEGLEAVRKRPAMYIGDVGVKGLHHLIWEVVDNSIDEALAGHCDTIHVTVLEDNSVQVQDNGRGIPTDMHEKEKRSALEVVMTVLHAGGKFDKDTYKVSGGLHGVGVSCVNALSVHLKATVYRNGRIYEQEYSRGVPQTQVKEIGDTDKRGTTIHFVPDGEIFNITEYKYETIANRLREMAFLNAGVRIFLKDMRELDDDGNPKSDEFFSEGGLVEFVEYLDETREKIIQEPIYIESEKSAVPVQVAMSYNSSFSENVVSYVNTINTYEGGTHVSGFRRALTRTLKGYADKSGMLDKVKIDVSGDDFREGLTAVISVKVAEPQFEGQTKTKLGNSDVVSAVDSAVSEVLQYWLEEHPKEAKIIIGKVVLAAQARHAARKAREMVQRKNVLGGGGLPGKLADCANTNPEVCELYLVEGDSAGGSAKQGRDRDFQAILPLKGKILNVEKAHEHKIYDNDEIKNILTALGVKFGTAEDEKELDLTHLRYHKIVIMTDADIDGSHIRTLILTLFFRYMRSLIENGYVYIALPPLYLLKKGKDERYCWSEDERIRLTKEMAGDGKTENVGIQRYKGLGEMNPEQLWTTTMDPESRTLKQVTIESAAEADHLFSMLMGDEVAPRREFIEKNAKYAKIDT, encoded by the coding sequence ATGAGTAAAGAACAAGCGTCGAATTTAGGGGGATATTCCGCAGGGAATATTCAAATTTTAGAAGGATTAGAAGCGGTAAGGAAAAGACCCGCCATGTATATTGGTGATGTAGGGGTAAAAGGCCTCCATCACCTGATCTGGGAAGTGGTCGATAACTCCATTGATGAGGCCCTTGCCGGCCACTGTGATACGATTCACGTCACTGTCCTGGAAGATAATTCAGTTCAAGTGCAGGACAATGGCCGTGGGATTCCGACGGACATGCACGAAAAGGAAAAGCGTTCTGCGCTTGAGGTCGTGATGACCGTATTGCATGCAGGAGGTAAATTTGATAAGGACACCTATAAAGTTTCAGGTGGGCTTCATGGCGTGGGGGTTTCCTGCGTGAATGCCCTTTCCGTTCACCTTAAAGCTACCGTCTATAGGAATGGAAGGATTTATGAGCAGGAATACTCCAGAGGAGTGCCGCAGACCCAAGTGAAAGAAATCGGAGACACCGACAAGCGTGGTACGACTATTCACTTTGTTCCAGACGGAGAAATATTCAATATCACTGAATATAAATATGAGACTATCGCTAACCGCTTGCGGGAAATGGCCTTCCTGAATGCAGGAGTAAGGATTTTCCTGAAAGACATGCGGGAGTTGGATGATGATGGCAATCCTAAGTCAGATGAATTTTTCTCTGAGGGAGGCTTGGTAGAATTCGTAGAGTACTTGGACGAAACCAGAGAAAAAATCATCCAAGAGCCCATTTACATAGAGTCAGAGAAAAGCGCAGTCCCTGTGCAAGTGGCCATGAGCTATAATTCATCTTTCTCCGAAAATGTGGTTTCTTACGTCAATACCATCAATACTTATGAAGGCGGAACGCACGTTTCAGGATTTAGAAGGGCATTGACGAGGACTTTGAAAGGCTATGCCGATAAATCTGGCATGCTGGACAAAGTTAAAATTGATGTGTCAGGAGACGATTTTAGAGAAGGGCTTACCGCCGTGATTTCAGTAAAAGTAGCTGAACCGCAGTTTGAAGGCCAAACAAAGACCAAGCTTGGTAACTCCGATGTGGTAAGTGCGGTGGACAGTGCGGTTTCAGAGGTGCTCCAATATTGGCTTGAGGAACATCCCAAGGAAGCCAAAATTATTATTGGTAAGGTAGTCTTGGCAGCACAGGCGCGGCATGCGGCAAGAAAGGCCAGGGAAATGGTGCAGCGAAAGAACGTTCTCGGTGGAGGCGGACTTCCTGGTAAACTGGCCGACTGTGCCAATACCAATCCTGAGGTCTGTGAGCTATACCTGGTCGAAGGTGACTCTGCCGGTGGGTCTGCTAAGCAAGGTCGGGACCGTGATTTTCAAGCAATTTTGCCACTAAAAGGTAAAATTCTGAATGTGGAGAAGGCTCATGAACATAAAATTTATGATAATGACGAAATAAAAAACATTCTTACCGCTTTGGGCGTTAAGTTTGGAACGGCCGAGGATGAGAAAGAGCTTGACCTGACCCATTTGCGGTATCATAAAATTGTCATTATGACCGATGCCGATATTGATGGCTCTCACATTAGGACCTTGATTTTGACCCTTTTCTTTAGGTACATGAGATCATTGATCGAAAATGGCTATGTTTACATTGCATTGCCTCCGTTATACCTGTTAAAGAAAGGCAAAGATGAACGTTACTGCTGGAGTGAGGACGAGCGGATCAGGCTCACCAAGGAAATGGCCGGGGACGGTAAAACGGAAAATGTAGGCATCCAGCGGTACAAAGGGCTCGGAGAGATGAATCCTGAGCAGCTGTGGACCACTACCATGGATCCGGAAAGCCGTACTTTGAAGCAAGTGACCATTGAATCTGCTGCAGAAGCAGATCATTTGTTCAGTATGTTGATGGGTGATGAGGTAGCTCCAAGAAGGGAGTTTATCGAAAAGAACGCTAAATATGCTAAAATTGACACCTGA
- a CDS encoding DUF202 domain-containing protein, which yields MEKESENELIVRDYLARQRTKLANNRTLLSYIRTSLYFLVSGTALVKVEDLENIKGLGYLSFGISVVFLIIGFINFFTIRRKIKRGHYAKM from the coding sequence ATGGAAAAAGAATCTGAAAATGAATTAATAGTAAGAGATTATCTGGCTCGTCAGCGAACTAAATTGGCCAATAACCGAACACTGCTATCCTATATTCGAACCAGCCTGTATTTTTTGGTCAGTGGTACTGCCTTGGTCAAGGTCGAGGACTTGGAAAATATAAAAGGGCTAGGTTATCTTTCATTTGGAATTAGTGTCGTATTTTTAATCATTGGATTCATTAATTTTTTTACAATCAGAAGAAAAATTAAAAGGGGCCATTATGCTAAAATGTAA
- a CDS encoding DUF3078 domain-containing protein, whose amino-acid sequence MFFSKKKFVAVLSFASLLSIGTYAQDVSDSVSQVATDTTYWTKEFSAGLNFNQGAFSSNWSAGGVNSVAMGGILKGKANYLKGKWSWDNQLELLYGVVKNEGEDGRKSNDRIFLDSKVGYSVSEHWDAYFSANFLSQFANGYNYDEDPRTLISGFMAPAYLTTSLGFEYKPNDDFVLRIGPFSPRWTFVTDLSIADNVEENYGVPVGEKVRTEWLALQLFAEWDKDISENFNILSRYQMYANYETLSFQKIDHRLDVTLTAKITEIISVTFTSINLYDYDQDPGIQYSQGLALGLLYKVSNKKE is encoded by the coding sequence ATGTTTTTTTCGAAGAAGAAATTTGTTGCCGTTTTGTCCTTCGCTTCCTTACTGTCCATAGGAACGTACGCACAGGATGTATCTGACAGTGTTTCCCAGGTGGCTACAGATACCACTTATTGGACAAAAGAATTTTCAGCAGGACTTAATTTTAACCAAGGTGCTTTTAGTAGCAACTGGTCTGCTGGTGGTGTAAACTCCGTCGCAATGGGCGGTATCCTTAAAGGAAAGGCAAATTACCTCAAAGGAAAGTGGAGCTGGGACAATCAGTTGGAATTGCTTTATGGGGTGGTGAAGAATGAAGGTGAAGACGGTAGAAAATCCAATGATAGGATATTTTTGGACTCTAAAGTAGGCTATAGTGTGTCAGAGCATTGGGATGCCTATTTTTCTGCAAACTTCCTTTCGCAATTTGCCAATGGCTATAATTATGATGAAGATCCAAGAACTTTGATATCTGGGTTTATGGCTCCTGCATATTTGACCACTTCTTTGGGTTTTGAGTATAAGCCCAATGATGATTTTGTGCTAAGAATCGGGCCATTTTCTCCTAGATGGACATTTGTGACGGATTTATCCATCGCTGATAATGTCGAAGAAAATTATGGTGTACCAGTAGGGGAAAAAGTAAGAACAGAGTGGTTGGCCCTGCAGCTTTTTGCGGAGTGGGACAAAGATATCAGTGAAAACTTCAACATCCTTTCCAGGTATCAGATGTATGCAAATTATGAAACTTTGTCTTTTCAGAAGATTGATCATCGACTGGATGTAACGCTTACTGCCAAAATAACGGAGATCATCAGCGTGACTTTTACAAGCATAAACCTGTATGATTATGATCAAGATCCAGGTATTCAATATAGCCAAGGATTGGCTCTCGGATTACTATATAAGGTGAGTAACAAAAAAGAGTAG
- a CDS encoding CoA-binding protein → MANVNNKKTAIIGATENPQRYAFLAAKMLKEHGHPFVPLSIHGGKVLGEDILDLKIQPAVPDVNTVTMYINPSHQEEWKDYILSLRPERVIFNPGSENQSFKVFLEQKGIAVVEACTLVMLRTGQF, encoded by the coding sequence ATGGCAAACGTAAATAACAAAAAGACCGCAATTATAGGAGCGACTGAAAATCCCCAGCGATATGCTTTTTTGGCAGCAAAAATGCTCAAAGAGCATGGACATCCTTTTGTTCCCCTGAGTATTCATGGTGGGAAGGTATTAGGTGAGGATATCTTGGACCTTAAGATACAACCGGCCGTTCCTGATGTGAATACAGTGACCATGTATATCAACCCCAGCCATCAAGAGGAGTGGAAAGACTACATCCTTTCGCTACGGCCGGAGCGCGTCATATTCAATCCTGGTTCTGAAAATCAGTCGTTTAAAGTATTTTTGGAGCAGAAAGGAATTGCAGTGGTAGAGGCTTGTACTTTGGTGATGTTGAGGACGGGGCAATTTTAA
- the ppk1 gene encoding polyphosphate kinase 1 — MEQHTMETSERDKMDIKIQSSDLISRDLSWIKFNYRVLDQSQKMSRTIFEKLKFLAITASNLDEFFMIRVGSLYNYLDYDKERIDYSGLREDPFKAKLMDDAQGFHFAQHDHFLHEILPKTKESGFELSNVQNLSEEEQEIIKEYFYKAVYPMLTPMVFDGYHTFPILMNKLLIFGVVTINPGDKKDNRKLSFVQIPSNIPRFFEIEREDDMVYIPIEEVIREHIVSLFRNVIIESINLFRVIRNGDFTLEETEDMDSNFLEEVKRKLNERKTGRVVRVEVEEGYSKWMMNLLKGRWNLQNDSVFKIKKESMLDFTSFWQIIGNKRFKDRIPQPPTQVPPLSYPLTGGQDIFQVLKQKDVLLHHPYNSMEPIMDLLHRAAEDPSVMAIKMTIYRLAKNSGITQALLRAVENGKHVSVLFEVKARFDEENNMQEAKRLQKAGCFVIYGVSNFKTHTKLLLIVKKDENKVTRFVHLGSGNYNEDTSKLYTDLGLLTTNEVLANDVSEFFNVITGHSMPSNYKNLITAPQGMRKQLIEFVEHEAENAKRGLPCGIVIKVNSLEDSEIIYALYRASQSGVPVKLIVRGICCLRPGRKGLSENIEVYSIVGDFLEHSRIYHFHNNGDSRTYVGSADMMVRSFEKRLESLFRVQDPFLEKQLMNILAYNLKDNVNAYIMQEDGSYLAKSPEEGEQEFNIHKEFYRVTPDIVENVSLL, encoded by the coding sequence ATGGAGCAGCATACAATGGAGACCTCAGAGAGAGATAAGATGGATATCAAAATCCAGAGTAGTGACTTGATCAGTAGAGACCTTAGCTGGATCAAATTTAATTACCGGGTGCTGGACCAATCTCAGAAGATGTCAAGAACGATTTTTGAGAAGTTGAAGTTTTTAGCAATTACAGCGTCTAATCTTGATGAGTTTTTTATGATTAGGGTGGGATCTCTCTATAATTATCTGGATTATGATAAAGAGCGAATTGATTATTCAGGTTTGAGGGAAGACCCGTTTAAGGCCAAACTAATGGATGATGCACAAGGTTTTCATTTTGCCCAGCATGATCATTTTTTACATGAAATATTGCCAAAAACCAAGGAGTCGGGATTTGAACTTAGCAATGTTCAAAACCTCAGCGAGGAAGAGCAAGAGATCATCAAGGAATATTTTTACAAGGCAGTTTATCCGATGTTGACACCAATGGTGTTTGATGGATACCATACCTTCCCGATTCTGATGAACAAGCTCTTGATCTTCGGGGTGGTGACCATCAATCCCGGCGACAAGAAGGACAATAGGAAGCTCTCCTTTGTACAAATCCCTTCTAATATCCCAAGGTTTTTTGAGATCGAGCGTGAGGACGATATGGTGTATATTCCCATAGAAGAGGTAATCCGCGAACATATCGTTTCCCTGTTCAGGAATGTTATCATAGAAAGTATAAACCTCTTTAGGGTCATCAGAAATGGGGACTTTACCTTGGAGGAAACGGAAGACATGGACTCCAATTTCCTGGAGGAAGTAAAGCGAAAACTAAACGAGCGTAAAACAGGTCGTGTGGTTCGGGTCGAAGTGGAAGAAGGCTATAGCAAGTGGATGATGAATTTGCTGAAGGGGCGATGGAATCTTCAAAATGACTCCGTCTTTAAGATCAAAAAGGAGAGCATGCTGGATTTTACCAGTTTTTGGCAGATAATTGGAAACAAGCGGTTCAAGGACCGTATTCCACAACCACCAACACAGGTGCCGCCGCTGAGCTACCCCCTTACTGGTGGGCAGGATATTTTCCAAGTGCTAAAGCAAAAGGATGTGCTGCTGCATCATCCCTATAACAGCATGGAACCCATTATGGATTTGTTGCACAGAGCAGCGGAGGATCCAAGTGTAATGGCGATCAAAATGACCATTTACCGACTGGCCAAGAATTCCGGGATCACGCAGGCACTTCTCAGAGCAGTGGAAAATGGCAAACACGTGTCGGTGTTATTTGAAGTAAAGGCACGGTTTGATGAGGAGAATAATATGCAGGAAGCCAAGCGGCTTCAGAAAGCAGGCTGCTTCGTTATCTATGGGGTTAGTAATTTTAAAACCCATACCAAGCTGTTGCTTATCGTGAAGAAGGATGAAAACAAGGTAACCAGGTTCGTGCACCTTGGCTCTGGAAATTACAATGAAGATACTTCAAAGCTATATACGGACTTAGGCTTGTTGACCACCAACGAAGTATTGGCGAATGACGTGTCGGAGTTTTTCAATGTTATTACTGGCCACTCGATGCCTTCCAATTATAAAAACCTGATCACTGCACCTCAAGGGATGCGAAAACAACTGATCGAATTTGTAGAGCACGAGGCAGAAAATGCAAAAAGGGGACTGCCATGCGGAATTGTCATCAAGGTAAATAGCTTGGAAGATAGTGAGATCATCTATGCCCTTTATCGTGCCAGTCAGAGTGGTGTGCCCGTCAAGTTAATTGTTCGGGGTATTTGCTGTTTGAGACCAGGAAGAAAAGGACTAAGTGAGAATATTGAGGTATATTCCATCGTCGGGGATTTTTTGGAGCACAGCAGAATATACCATTTCCATAACAACGGTGATTCCCGTACGTACGTGGGAAGTGCCGATATGATGGTGAGAAGTTTTGAAAAGAGGCTTGAATCACTTTTCCGTGTACAGGATCCTTTTTTGGAGAAACAGTTGATGAACATACTGGCGTATAACCTAAAGGACAATGTGAACGCCTATATTATGCAGGAAGACGGTTCATATCTCGCCAAATCACCTGAAGAGGGCGAACAGGAGTTTAACATCCATAAGGAGTTTTATCGTGTTACACCTGACATTGTCGAAAATGTATCGTTACTTTAA
- a CDS encoding TerC family protein — MKYIQEESTTLIIFGILIIGLLLVDLFIFNKKSHKVTITEALKWSVMWIGLGVLFGGYIYFDMGMEKASQYYTAFLIEKALSVDNLFVFIMVFKFFKVPDAYQHKVLFYGILGAIFMRAIFIFFGVTLIELSYLPPIQVAGHTIEINAVMTLFGIFLIYAGWKSWQPDEEDSGDYSGSIGTQLIHKLFKVTPDFHGDRFFTVINGKRYATQLLVVVAVIEFTDLLFAVDSIPAIFAVSKDPVILYTSNIFAILGLRALYFLLAGAFDMFHFLKHGLAFILVFIGIKMVIAPIYHFPSILSLIIVGVILALCIILSLYRYKLQKHASSSNN, encoded by the coding sequence GTGAAATACATCCAAGAAGAAAGTACCACCTTGATCATTTTTGGAATCCTGATTATTGGACTCCTATTGGTTGACCTTTTTATATTCAACAAAAAGTCGCACAAGGTCACCATCACAGAAGCACTCAAATGGTCCGTGATGTGGATAGGCCTGGGAGTACTATTTGGAGGGTATATCTATTTTGATATGGGAATGGAAAAAGCTTCTCAATACTACACGGCCTTCCTTATCGAAAAAGCCTTGAGTGTTGACAATCTTTTCGTCTTCATCATGGTCTTCAAGTTTTTCAAAGTCCCCGATGCTTATCAACACAAAGTCCTCTTTTACGGTATATTGGGTGCCATATTTATGCGTGCAATATTTATCTTTTTCGGTGTCACGCTAATTGAGCTCAGTTACCTTCCTCCTATTCAAGTGGCCGGCCATACCATAGAAATCAATGCGGTCATGACGCTATTTGGTATTTTCCTCATCTATGCCGGCTGGAAATCATGGCAACCGGACGAAGAAGATTCTGGTGACTATTCCGGTTCAATCGGCACGCAACTCATCCATAAGCTGTTTAAAGTGACCCCTGATTTTCATGGCGATCGCTTCTTTACCGTAATCAATGGTAAGCGCTACGCTACTCAGCTGCTTGTCGTTGTAGCGGTAATTGAATTTACCGACTTGCTGTTTGCAGTGGACAGTATTCCTGCGATTTTTGCTGTATCCAAAGACCCGGTGATTCTATATACCTCCAATATTTTCGCCATATTAGGCCTGAGGGCATTGTATTTTCTATTGGCGGGAGCTTTTGACATGTTCCATTTCCTGAAGCACGGCCTGGCCTTTATTCTGGTTTTTATCGGTATCAAAATGGTCATCGCCCCCATTTATCACTTCCCCAGTATCCTTTCTCTAATCATCGTAGGGGTGATTTTGGCTTTGTGCATCATTCTTTCGCTCTACCGTTATAAACTCCAAAAACATGCCTCTTCATCCAATAATTAA
- a CDS encoding Ppx/GppA phosphatase family protein, with amino-acid sequence MKLAAVDIGSNAIRLQITHVTHHQAQINFKKLEYVRFPLRLGKDVFHSKKISEESREKFIKLMKAYKLLIDLYEVDDYMVCATSAMRESENGRTIAQQVKQDIGLKIQIIDGNREADLINIALWNYIDHKPYLHIDVGGGSTELNIYQNRQKKASRSFKIGSVRSLDHRESPKVWKAMKAFIQENIDKKHAITCIGTGGNINKVFELSKPRKNKRYLDFEKIKEIQAYLDSFTFEERVNVLNLNPDRADVIIPATTIYLTAMEAAHSRRMIVPDVGLKDGVMNVLYERNKDKA; translated from the coding sequence TTGAAGTTAGCAGCAGTAGATATTGGATCCAATGCCATTAGGCTCCAAATCACACATGTCACCCATCACCAAGCGCAAATTAATTTTAAAAAGCTGGAATATGTTCGTTTTCCGCTTCGTCTCGGCAAAGATGTTTTTCACAGCAAAAAGATTAGTGAAGAAAGTAGGGAAAAATTCATCAAATTGATGAAAGCTTACAAATTACTCATTGACCTCTATGAGGTAGATGATTACATGGTATGTGCCACATCAGCGATGAGGGAATCAGAAAACGGCCGGACAATTGCCCAACAAGTGAAGCAGGATATCGGCCTAAAGATCCAGATCATCGATGGCAACAGAGAAGCTGACCTGATCAATATCGCTCTCTGGAATTACATTGACCATAAGCCTTATTTACACATCGATGTAGGTGGGGGAAGCACAGAACTCAACATCTACCAAAACCGTCAAAAAAAAGCCTCCAGATCATTCAAAATAGGCTCAGTAAGGTCACTTGACCACAGGGAATCTCCCAAAGTATGGAAAGCCATGAAGGCTTTTATCCAAGAAAACATCGATAAAAAACATGCCATTACCTGTATTGGGACTGGTGGAAACATCAATAAGGTTTTTGAGCTATCCAAACCAAGAAAAAACAAGCGTTACCTAGATTTTGAAAAAATAAAAGAGATCCAAGCTTATTTGGATTCATTTACCTTTGAAGAACGTGTAAATGTCCTCAACCTAAACCCTGACCGTGCCGATGTGATTATTCCTGCCACTACCATCTACCTTACTGCTATGGAAGCGGCCCATTCGCGAAGAATGATCGTTCCTGACGTTGGCCTAAAAGACGGGGTCATGAATGTGCTCTACGAGCGTAATAAGGATAAAGCATAA